In Pseudomonadota bacterium, a genomic segment contains:
- a CDS encoding type II toxin-antitoxin system prevent-host-death family antitoxin gives MSDMVNVHEAKTQLSRLLKRAHEGEEIVLAKAGKPYARLVPLHKQEPRKPGIAKGHLDETFFEPLPESELQTWGQ, from the coding sequence ATGTCTGACATGGTCAATGTTCACGAAGCTAAAACCCAGCTTTCCCGGCTGCTGAAACGAGCCCATGAAGGGGAGGAGATTGTGCTGGCCAAAGCGGGAAAGCCTTACGCCCGCTTAGTGCCCCTGCACAAGCAGGAACCCCGAAAACCGGGAATCGCCAAAGGACACCTGGATGAAACCTTTTTTGAACCGCTGCCCGAAAGTGAGTTGCAAACATGGGGACAATAA